The Nodosilinea sp. FACHB-141 genome has a segment encoding these proteins:
- the xseA gene encoding exodeoxyribonuclease VII large subunit, which produces MTNPEFNLATAPAALSVGGLVDYIKAVLEDDPTLRQVWVVGEVSSANNHAKGLFFTLTDPDTGAAINAVAWRSQQARLTTLPTVGEQVIALGTVKVYPQRSSYQLTVWQVLPSGDGLKALRYRQLRQRLAAEGLFDPEFKRSLPALPQAIAVVSSPQAAAWGDIQRSLRHHHPGLHILFSPATVQGDTAPASIVAAMERVAADGRAEVLILARGGGASEDLECFDDERVVRAIANCPIPVVTGIGHQRDESLADLAADLCAHTPTAAAIAAVPALADLIDAHRQRVALLKTLTADHLLDAQTDVHRLGQRLLRTRLDQRVQQQIVHLKQLKRRLVQGVQVEMRQASDRTAALRSHLMTLDPDTVVRRGYALVRDEANQLVTQAQSTTPGQTLQVQLAQGHLTVQVTQVHPTTP; this is translated from the coding sequence ATGACTAACCCTGAGTTTAATCTGGCTACGGCCCCAGCAGCCTTGAGCGTCGGCGGTTTGGTCGACTACATTAAGGCCGTTTTGGAAGACGACCCCACCCTGCGCCAGGTTTGGGTCGTGGGGGAAGTGTCTAGCGCCAACAACCACGCCAAGGGGCTGTTTTTTACCCTCACCGACCCCGACACTGGAGCTGCCATCAATGCTGTAGCCTGGCGCAGCCAGCAGGCGCGGCTTACGACCCTACCTACCGTCGGTGAACAGGTGATCGCTCTAGGCACGGTGAAGGTTTACCCCCAGCGCAGCAGCTATCAGCTAACGGTGTGGCAGGTGCTGCCCAGCGGCGACGGTCTTAAGGCTCTGCGCTACCGCCAGCTGCGCCAGCGGCTTGCCGCTGAGGGTCTGTTTGACCCCGAGTTTAAGCGATCGCTGCCTGCCCTGCCCCAGGCCATAGCTGTAGTGTCGTCGCCCCAAGCAGCGGCCTGGGGCGACATTCAGCGATCGCTGCGCCACCACCACCCCGGCCTACACATTCTCTTTTCGCCCGCCACGGTGCAGGGCGACACCGCCCCTGCCTCCATCGTGGCCGCCATGGAGCGAGTCGCCGCCGATGGTCGCGCCGAGGTGCTGATTTTGGCTCGCGGCGGCGGGGCCAGCGAAGATCTGGAGTGTTTCGACGACGAGCGGGTGGTGCGGGCGATCGCCAACTGCCCAATTCCAGTAGTGACGGGCATCGGCCATCAGCGCGACGAATCGCTGGCCGATCTGGCCGCCGATCTATGTGCCCATACACCGACTGCTGCTGCGATCGCCGCTGTCCCCGCCTTGGCCGATCTGATCGACGCTCACCGACAGCGCGTAGCCCTGCTCAAAACCCTTACCGCCGATCACCTGCTCGATGCCCAAACCGATGTGCACCGCCTCGGCCAGCGATTACTGCGCACCCGCCTCGACCAGCGGGTGCAGCAGCAGATCGTTCACCTCAAGCAGCTCAAGCGCCGCCTAGTGCAAGGGGTACAGGTGGAAATGCGGCAGGCGAGCGATCGCACCGCCGCCCTGCGGAGCCACCTCATGACCCTTGACCCTGACACCGTCGTTAGGCGAGGCTATGCTCTGGTGCGCGACGAAGCCAACCAGCTCGTTACCCAAGCCCAATCCACCACCCCCGGCCAAACCCTCCAAGTTCAGCTCGCCCAAGGCCACCTCACCGTCCAAGTCACCCAGGTCCATCCCACCACCCCCTAA
- a CDS encoding response regulator, whose protein sequence is MKTVLLVEDDLVNARVFSKILTKRGGLAVKHTEDVEEVMTIARSGEVDVVLMDVSLAHSMYQGKPMDGIKITQLLKADPATANLPVILVTAHAMEGDRENFLSQSGADGYISKPVIDHQEFVDQIKATMGDAE, encoded by the coding sequence ATGAAGACCGTCTTACTCGTTGAAGACGACCTGGTAAATGCCCGAGTATTTTCTAAGATATTGACCAAGCGTGGGGGCCTGGCGGTTAAGCACACAGAAGATGTCGAAGAGGTGATGACCATTGCCCGCAGTGGTGAGGTTGACGTGGTTTTAATGGATGTGTCGCTGGCTCACAGCATGTATCAGGGCAAGCCCATGGATGGCATCAAGATTACCCAGCTGTTAAAGGCCGACCCCGCTACGGCTAACTTGCCGGTGATTTTGGTGACAGCCCACGCCATGGAGGGCGATCGCGAGAATTTTTTGAGCCAGAGTGGTGCCGATGGCTATATCTCGAAGCCGGTAATCGACCATCAAGAATTTGTGGATCAAATTAAGGCGACCATGGGGGATGCTGAATAA
- the gyrA gene encoding DNA gyrase subunit A, with product MADQLDILASGQIVPTSLHTEVQRSYLEYAMSVIVGRALPDVRDGLKPVHRRILYAMHELGLTPDRPYRKCARVVGDVLGKYHPHGDQAVYEALVRMVQTFSSRYPLLDGHGNFGSVDNDPPAAMRYTETRLSPISNEGMLTDISEALVDFSDNFDSSQQEPVVLPTQLPNLLLNGSSGIAVGMATNIPPHNMGEVIDGLVAMIDRPTLSDDELFRLIPGPDFPTGGEIIGTEGILDAYRTGRGSIPIRGICQFEEVHPGRGRQRRNAIIVTELPYQVNKAGWIEKIAQLVNAGRLEGIADIRDESDRDGMRVVIELKRDTPAHRVLQDLYRTTPLQTNFGVIMLALDNGQPRQMPLRDVMQAFLDFRETTLTRHYQHQLEKTEAKLHITEGLLTALNNLDAIIDILRNAADGTTAKQIFQQQFDLSERQSDAILAMPLRKLTGMERQGLENDFAELSQRRDDLTRLLSDRKELLKAMKKELKALKKRFNDPRRTRIQTDAERAEESQQVGDIIAETVEEATVVEFTQKGYVRRFSQKSYQRRQARLEVDTSAKLHEVDDDPVVQVEAALTTHEVLTLTRDGRAFTVAVEAVPANPRQGKGAPLVQLLPGSVPSAADAIVARLVLRDDLLEHDLILVTRKGKIKRAPLKEFTNLTGRGLTAIKVKDGDELAYVTLAEPGDDLVLGTTGGRLLRFPIDDDNLQVMGRAAQGPQGIRMGKQETLTGCVAVQSSKDCLLLVSAAGYAKRLPVEGLRVAKRGDIGTQSFQFSLKTDSLMALLPAVPKEAVTVFTSADRTAVIPIESVPRQGRTGESDRIVKPSKGETITQVIRVTVLDPDANNGAVSE from the coding sequence ATGGCCGACCAACTCGACATTCTTGCCTCTGGGCAAATTGTGCCTACCTCGCTCCACACCGAGGTGCAGCGGTCGTACCTGGAATACGCCATGAGCGTGATTGTGGGCCGGGCGCTGCCCGACGTGCGCGATGGCCTCAAGCCGGTGCACCGCCGCATTCTTTACGCTATGCACGAGCTGGGGTTGACCCCCGATCGCCCCTACCGCAAGTGCGCCCGCGTCGTCGGCGACGTGCTGGGCAAATATCACCCCCACGGCGACCAGGCGGTGTACGAGGCTTTGGTGCGTATGGTGCAGACGTTCTCCAGCCGCTACCCATTGCTGGATGGCCACGGCAACTTTGGCTCAGTCGACAACGACCCCCCGGCGGCCATGCGCTATACCGAGACGCGCCTGTCGCCGATCAGCAACGAGGGCATGCTGACCGATATCAGCGAAGCCCTGGTCGACTTTAGCGACAACTTTGACAGCTCCCAGCAGGAGCCGGTGGTGCTGCCCACCCAGCTGCCCAACCTGCTGCTGAACGGTTCTTCGGGCATTGCCGTGGGCATGGCCACCAACATTCCGCCCCACAACATGGGCGAGGTGATCGACGGCCTGGTGGCGATGATCGATCGGCCCACCCTCTCCGACGACGAGCTGTTTCGCCTTATCCCTGGTCCCGACTTCCCGACCGGGGGCGAGATCATCGGCACCGAGGGCATTCTCGACGCCTACCGCACCGGGCGAGGCAGCATCCCGATTCGCGGCATTTGCCAGTTTGAAGAAGTGCATCCAGGTCGGGGGCGGCAGCGGCGCAACGCGATCATCGTTACCGAGCTGCCCTACCAGGTGAATAAGGCGGGGTGGATTGAGAAAATTGCCCAGCTGGTGAACGCGGGGCGGCTGGAGGGAATTGCGGATATTCGCGATGAGAGCGATCGCGACGGCATGCGGGTCGTGATCGAACTCAAGCGCGATACCCCCGCCCACCGGGTGCTGCAAGACCTCTACCGCACCACGCCGCTGCAAACCAACTTTGGCGTAATTATGCTGGCCCTCGACAACGGTCAGCCCCGCCAGATGCCCCTGCGCGACGTGATGCAGGCGTTTCTCGACTTTCGTGAAACCACCCTCACCCGCCACTACCAGCACCAGCTCGAAAAAACCGAAGCTAAGCTGCACATCACCGAGGGGCTGCTCACCGCGCTCAACAACCTTGATGCGATCATCGACATTTTGCGCAACGCCGCCGACGGCACCACCGCCAAGCAGATTTTCCAGCAGCAGTTTGACCTCAGCGAGCGCCAGTCGGATGCGATTTTGGCCATGCCCCTGCGCAAGCTCACCGGCATGGAGCGCCAGGGCCTAGAGAACGATTTTGCCGAACTCAGCCAGCGCCGCGACGATCTCACCCGGCTGCTGAGCGATCGCAAAGAGCTGCTCAAGGCGATGAAAAAAGAGCTGAAGGCGCTCAAAAAGAGATTTAATGACCCCCGCCGCACCCGCATTCAAACCGACGCTGAACGGGCAGAAGAATCGCAGCAGGTCGGAGACATCATTGCCGAAACCGTCGAAGAAGCGACGGTCGTGGAGTTTACCCAAAAGGGCTATGTGCGGCGGTTTTCCCAAAAATCCTACCAGCGGCGGCAGGCCCGACTAGAGGTTGATACCAGCGCCAAGCTCCACGAGGTAGACGACGACCCGGTGGTGCAGGTTGAAGCAGCCCTCACGACCCACGAGGTGCTAACCCTCACCCGCGATGGTCGGGCCTTCACCGTTGCCGTCGAGGCTGTCCCTGCCAACCCGCGTCAGGGCAAGGGAGCGCCCCTGGTGCAGCTGCTGCCGGGTTCGGTGCCATCTGCCGCCGATGCGATCGTGGCTCGGTTGGTGCTTCGCGACGATTTGCTAGAGCACGACCTGATTCTCGTCACCCGCAAGGGCAAAATCAAGCGCGCCCCGCTCAAAGAATTCACCAATCTCACCGGGCGCGGCCTCACCGCCATCAAAGTAAAAGACGGCGACGAGCTGGCCTACGTCACCCTGGCCGAGCCAGGCGACGACCTAGTCCTGGGAACGACCGGTGGCAGACTGTTGCGCTTCCCGATCGACGATGACAACCTACAAGTCATGGGCCGGGCAGCTCAGGGGCCCCAGGGTATTCGCATGGGCAAGCAGGAAACTCTGACCGGCTGTGTGGCCGTGCAGTCGAGCAAGGATTGCCTGCTGCTGGTGTCGGCGGCGGGTTATGCCAAGCGGTTGCCAGTAGAAGGTTTGCGGGTCGCCAAGCGCGGCGACATTGGCACTCAGTCGTTCCAATTTAGCCTCAAGACCGATAGCCTGATGGCGCTGCTGCCCGCAGTACCCAAGGAAGCCGTTACGGTGTTTACCAGCGCCGATCGCACCGCCGTCATCCCCATCGAATCGGTGCCTCGCCAGGGAAGGACTGGGGAGAGCGATCGCATCGTCAAACCCAGCAAAGGCGAAACCATTACCCAGGTCATTCGTGTAACTGTGCTTGATCCAGATGCTAACAACGGGGCGGTATCAGAATAA
- the xseB gene encoding exodeoxyribonuclease VII small subunit, translating into MPKKAADTWSYETTVATVEGIIADLESGSLPLAAVLSQFEQAVQALQQCETYLNEKQQQVDLLIETLADH; encoded by the coding sequence ATGCCTAAGAAAGCCGCTGATACCTGGAGCTACGAAACCACCGTTGCCACCGTCGAAGGCATCATCGCCGACCTCGAATCGGGCAGCCTGCCCCTGGCGGCGGTGCTGAGTCAGTTTGAGCAGGCCGTACAAGCCCTCCAGCAGTGCGAAACCTATCTGAACGAAAAACAGCAGCAAGTGGATCTGCTAATTGAGACCCTAGCCGACCACTGA
- a CDS encoding PIN domain-containing protein, whose product MTATAKTYCLDSNIWLYALLKNRHSTSEDLHKAQVSHDLIDASGVVISIQVVNEVCVNLIKKAQFNESQVQSLIQDFYNGCRVIAPDQALLTLASETRDRYSLSFWDGLIVAAALTANVSTLYSEDMQNNLRVFDQLTITNPFL is encoded by the coding sequence ATGACCGCAACCGCTAAAACCTACTGCCTAGACTCAAATATCTGGCTGTACGCCCTGCTGAAAAACCGTCACTCTACCTCAGAAGATCTTCATAAGGCTCAAGTTTCTCATGACTTAATTGATGCTTCAGGGGTTGTTATCAGCATTCAGGTAGTTAACGAGGTTTGCGTCAATCTCATCAAAAAAGCACAATTTAATGAATCTCAAGTTCAAAGCTTGATTCAGGACTTTTACAATGGCTGTCGAGTAATTGCACCTGATCAGGCTCTGCTGACCCTTGCATCTGAGACCCGTGACCGCTACAGTCTTTCTTTTTGGGATGGGCTGATTGTTGCTGCCGCTTTAACAGCCAATGTATCTACCCTCTACTCGGAGGATATGCAAAACAATCTCAGGGTTTTCGATCAACTTACGATTACCAACCCCTTCCTCTAA
- a CDS encoding ATP-binding cassette domain-containing protein — MAQVAIENVYKTFPKSRQSHGAEATEPDAEPDAAAVLKRINLTVEDGEFMVLVGPSGCGKSTLLRLISGLEAITGGSIWVGDRKVNDLPPKLRDTAMVFQSYALYPHLTVYDNLAFGLRRMGADLSKSLPELEEKPVPLSDSPANQELERLLTESRWWEKPLVSITRRLPPSLRYVSEAERLIDERVRAVAKMLQIDLLLNRQPRQLSGGQKQRVALGRAMARNPQVFLMDEPLSNLDAKLRMETRAQIVKLQRQLGITTIYVTHDQVEAMTMGHRIAVMNLGQIQQVATPLELYNRPANRFVAGFIGSPPMNVIPVQVQAPFLLVHPEFRLSLPSSWDDRLLPYDNREALLGIRPEHLSLALPAPKNIRGHVTHMEALGSETYLTVRTKDLTLLAKIPPDEVVRIGDEVWLAIASEKVHLFDPESDASLWSC; from the coding sequence GTGGCCCAAGTCGCAATCGAAAACGTTTACAAAACCTTTCCTAAGTCTCGCCAATCCCACGGGGCAGAGGCTACTGAGCCAGATGCCGAACCAGATGCAGCGGCGGTGCTCAAGCGCATCAACCTTACCGTTGAGGATGGCGAGTTCATGGTGCTGGTTGGCCCCTCGGGCTGCGGCAAAAGCACTCTGCTGCGGCTGATCTCGGGGCTGGAGGCGATTACGGGGGGCAGCATTTGGGTGGGCGATCGCAAAGTCAACGACCTGCCCCCCAAGCTGCGCGACACCGCCATGGTGTTCCAGAGCTATGCCCTCTACCCCCACCTGACGGTCTACGACAACCTCGCCTTTGGCCTGCGCCGCATGGGGGCCGACCTGAGCAAATCCCTACCAGAACTGGAAGAAAAACCTGTACCCCTCAGCGACTCCCCCGCCAACCAGGAGCTAGAGCGCTTGCTCACCGAAAGCCGCTGGTGGGAGAAGCCCTTAGTCTCAATTACGCGCCGGCTACCTCCTAGCCTACGCTATGTCTCTGAGGCCGAGCGCCTGATCGACGAACGGGTGCGGGCCGTGGCCAAGATGCTGCAAATTGACCTGCTGCTCAACCGTCAGCCCCGGCAGCTCTCGGGCGGGCAAAAGCAGCGAGTGGCATTGGGTCGGGCCATGGCTCGAAATCCCCAGGTGTTTTTGATGGATGAGCCCCTGTCAAACCTGGATGCCAAACTGCGGATGGAAACCCGCGCCCAGATTGTGAAGTTGCAGCGGCAGCTCGGCATTACTACCATCTACGTCACCCACGACCAGGTGGAGGCCATGACCATGGGCCACCGCATCGCTGTGATGAATCTGGGTCAAATTCAGCAGGTGGCCACTCCGCTAGAGCTGTACAACCGCCCCGCCAATCGCTTTGTGGCTGGCTTTATTGGCTCGCCGCCAATGAACGTCATTCCGGTGCAGGTGCAGGCTCCATTTTTGCTGGTGCATCCCGAATTTCGCCTATCGCTACCCAGCAGTTGGGACGATCGCCTGCTGCCCTACGACAACCGCGAAGCACTGCTAGGCATTCGCCCTGAGCACCTCAGTTTGGCCCTACCCGCACCTAAGAATATTCGCGGTCATGTCACCCACATGGAAGCCCTGGGCAGCGAAACCTACCTGACGGTGCGAACCAAGGATCTAACGCTGCTAGCCAAAATTCCCCCCGACGAGGTGGTGCGAATTGGCGATGAGGTGTGGCTAGCGATCGCCTCCGAAAAAGTCCACCTTTTTGACCCAGAGAGTGACGCCTCCCTTTGGAGCTGCTAA
- a CDS encoding MGH1-like glycoside hydrolase domain-containing protein: protein MNPEHQRLKATHTSQTPWKKWGPYLSDRQWGTVREDYSATGAAWNYFSHQQSHSRAYRWGEDGLGGICDDQQLLCFALALWNGNDPVLKERLFGLTGDQGNHGEDVKEYYFYLDSTPTHSYLKFLYKYPQAEYPYADLVAENQRRGYDQPEYELLDTGVFNENRYFDIFVEYAKADPEDILIAIEVVNRGPEPATIQVLPTLWFRNIWAWGEDVEKPRLCKGKRPAPTKDVVIEASHPTLGNYWLHCEGNLTDDENSPLYFTENETNYAAVFGDKNSSPYVKDGIHNALIHGQADAVNPDLVGTKVSPHYRLSLEPGAQRTVRLRLTCQPTIEHPFGADFETLLQTRRQEADDFYTALTPFELSGEQRQIQRQAIAGLLWSKQVYRYSVEQWLRGDTTMPEPPQGRSRNRQWQHIDTAEIISMPDKWEYPWFAAWDLAFHCIPLAMVDPEFAKQQLDLLTREWYMHPNGQLPAYEWAFGDVNPPVHAWATWRVYKIAQKMTGPDVDHRPFLERVFQKLLLNFTWWVNRKDAEGKNVFEGGFLGLDNIGVFDRSAPLPTGGTLEQSDGTSWMAMYCLNMLEMALELALENPVYEDMATKFFEHFIYIADAMNHIGDDQTRLWNEEDGFFYDVLHLPDGDGPSGPACDHRIQMKIRSLVGLIPLCAVMTLEPETLEKLPDFAERLEWFIRNRPNLKRNVACMETKGQEARRMLALCYATLGQVEPRDRLRRLLEKLLDESEFLSPYGIRALSKYHAEHPYRFHADGQEYRVDYEPAESSSGLFGGNSNWRGPIWFPVNYLLIESLQKFHHYLGDDYKVECPTGSGQWMNLWEVASELSQRLIAIFEPRSGGDRPVNGSSGPFQHDPHWRDYVLFYEYFHGDNGAGLGASHQTGWTGLVAKLIQQQAEYIRDCQRDT from the coding sequence ATGAACCCAGAGCACCAGCGCCTCAAAGCGACCCACACATCGCAAACGCCGTGGAAAAAATGGGGGCCATACCTGAGCGATCGCCAGTGGGGCACTGTGCGCGAAGACTACAGCGCTACGGGTGCAGCGTGGAATTATTTCTCTCACCAGCAGTCGCACTCGCGGGCCTACCGTTGGGGCGAGGACGGCTTGGGCGGCATTTGTGATGATCAGCAGTTGCTCTGCTTTGCCCTGGCCCTGTGGAATGGGAACGATCCTGTGCTCAAAGAGCGCTTGTTTGGGTTGACCGGCGACCAGGGCAACCACGGCGAAGACGTGAAGGAATACTACTTTTACCTCGACAGCACTCCCACCCACAGCTATCTAAAGTTTCTCTACAAATATCCCCAGGCCGAGTACCCCTACGCTGACTTGGTAGCCGAAAACCAGCGGCGCGGTTACGACCAGCCCGAGTACGAGCTGCTGGATACGGGTGTTTTCAACGAGAATCGCTACTTTGACATATTCGTGGAATACGCCAAGGCCGACCCCGAAGACATTCTGATTGCCATCGAAGTGGTCAATCGCGGCCCTGAGCCAGCCACAATCCAAGTGCTGCCAACCCTGTGGTTCCGCAACATTTGGGCCTGGGGTGAGGACGTAGAGAAGCCGAGGTTATGTAAGGGCAAACGGCCTGCCCCTACGAAGGATGTTGTGATTGAAGCATCTCACCCTACGTTGGGGAACTACTGGCTCCACTGCGAGGGGAATCTGACTGATGATGAAAACTCACCCCTCTATTTCACCGAAAACGAGACTAACTACGCGGCGGTATTTGGGGACAAAAATTCCTCCCCCTACGTCAAAGACGGCATTCACAATGCGTTAATTCACGGACAAGCTGATGCGGTAAATCCTGATTTAGTGGGCACAAAAGTCTCGCCCCACTATCGCCTTTCCTTGGAGCCAGGAGCGCAGCGGACAGTGCGCCTGCGGCTGACTTGTCAGCCCACCATAGAACATCCCTTTGGTGCTGACTTTGAAACGCTGCTTCAAACTCGGCGACAGGAGGCAGATGACTTTTACACTGCCCTTACCCCCTTTGAGCTGAGCGGCGAGCAGCGACAGATTCAGCGGCAAGCGATCGCAGGCCTCCTCTGGAGCAAGCAGGTCTACCGCTACTCGGTGGAACAATGGCTCAGAGGCGACACCACCATGCCAGAGCCGCCGCAGGGCCGCAGCCGCAACCGCCAGTGGCAGCACATCGACACCGCCGAAATCATCTCCATGCCTGACAAGTGGGAGTATCCGTGGTTTGCCGCCTGGGATTTGGCCTTTCACTGCATTCCTCTGGCCATGGTTGACCCCGAGTTTGCCAAACAGCAGCTCGATCTGCTGACGCGGGAGTGGTATATGCATCCCAACGGCCAGCTGCCCGCCTACGAGTGGGCCTTTGGCGATGTCAACCCGCCCGTTCACGCCTGGGCCACCTGGCGGGTGTACAAAATTGCTCAAAAGATGACCGGGCCAGATGTTGACCATCGCCCCTTTCTAGAGCGCGTCTTTCAAAAATTGCTGCTCAACTTCACCTGGTGGGTCAACCGCAAAGACGCCGAGGGCAAAAACGTGTTTGAAGGCGGCTTTTTGGGCCTCGACAACATTGGCGTGTTTGACCGCAGCGCCCCGCTGCCCACGGGCGGTACCCTGGAGCAGTCTGACGGCACCAGCTGGATGGCAATGTACTGCCTCAACATGCTGGAGATGGCGCTAGAACTGGCTTTGGAGAACCCGGTCTACGAAGACATGGCCACCAAATTCTTCGAGCACTTTATCTACATCGCCGACGCCATGAACCACATCGGCGACGACCAAACCCGCCTGTGGAACGAGGAAGACGGTTTTTTCTACGACGTGCTGCACCTGCCCGACGGCGATGGTCCCTCAGGGCCGGCCTGTGACCATCGCATTCAGATGAAAATTCGCTCTCTGGTCGGGCTAATTCCCCTCTGCGCAGTCATGACTCTGGAGCCCGAAACCTTGGAGAAACTGCCCGACTTCGCCGAACGGCTGGAGTGGTTCATTCGAAATCGCCCCAACCTGAAGCGCAATGTCGCCTGTATGGAAACGAAGGGGCAGGAGGCGCGGCGCATGCTGGCTCTGTGCTATGCCACTCTGGGTCAGGTCGAACCGCGCGATCGCCTCCGCCGCCTGCTCGAAAAACTGCTGGATGAGTCCGAATTCCTCAGCCCCTACGGCATTCGCGCCCTGTCGAAATACCACGCCGAGCACCCCTATCGATTCCACGCCGACGGGCAAGAATATCGAGTCGATTACGAACCCGCCGAGTCGAGCAGTGGCCTATTTGGCGGCAACTCCAACTGGCGGGGACCGATCTGGTTTCCGGTCAACTATTTGCTCATTGAGTCGCTGCAAAAGTTTCACCACTACCTGGGCGACGACTACAAAGTCGAATGCCCTACCGGTTCTGGGCAGTGGATGAACCTATGGGAAGTCGCCAGCGAGCTATCCCAGCGGCTAATCGCCATTTTTGAGCCTAGGTCAGGAGGCGATCGCCCCGTCAACGGCAGTAGCGGCCCTTTTCAGCATGATCCTCATTGGCGCGACTACGTGCTGTTTTACGAATACTTCCACGGCGACAATGGGGCCGGGCTAGGGGCCAGCCACCAAACCGGCTGGACGGGGCTAGTCGCCAAACTAATTCAGCAGCAGGCCGAATATATCCGCGATTGCCAAAGGGATACCTGA